A single genomic interval of Synergistaceae bacterium harbors:
- a CDS encoding TRAP transporter large permease: MMLVLLFLKVPVFVSVFGGSLIYFLLNPGINQIIFGQKAVTGTESPSLLAIPFFVCAGTFMNYSGVTNRIMNFCSAITGRMPGGLAQVNVLLSTLMGGLSGSNLADAAMEAKMLVPEMEKQGFSKEFSSVVTAASAMITPLIPPGIAMILYGCIADVSIGKLFMSGITVGGSLCIAMMILVHFISKKRGYLPIRNRALTWGEFWTHLKPALLPLCLPVIIIGGIRLGVFTATEAGAIAILYAIILGLIYGELSIKGIIQACKETVSTTGGIMLIVSAASVFSWVLTKERIPQQLTEFIVSICPNKYAFLIAVNIFVLIVGMFIEGNATMIVLVPLLAPIARQYGIDEIQFAMIYIFNNAIGALSPPMGTLMFVTCSVTGCKTKTFMKEAIPFYLLLVALLLLLTFCPPVTTAIVKLTYGG; the protein is encoded by the coding sequence ATGATGTTAGTGTTGCTGTTCTTGAAGGTTCCTGTTTTCGTGTCAGTTTTCGGCGGCTCATTAATTTACTTCCTGCTCAATCCCGGAATCAATCAAATAATTTTCGGCCAGAAAGCTGTAACAGGCACGGAGAGTCCCTCATTATTAGCGATTCCCTTCTTTGTCTGTGCAGGAACATTTATGAATTATTCAGGTGTTACGAATCGAATCATGAATTTCTGTTCAGCTATAACAGGACGAATGCCCGGAGGACTCGCGCAGGTCAATGTTTTGTTATCGACTTTAATGGGCGGTTTATCGGGTTCGAACTTGGCCGATGCAGCAATGGAAGCAAAAATGTTAGTTCCTGAAATGGAGAAGCAGGGATTTTCTAAGGAGTTCAGCTCGGTTGTTACGGCAGCAAGCGCAATGATTACGCCGTTAATACCGCCGGGGATCGCTATGATTCTTTACGGGTGCATTGCTGATGTCTCGATCGGAAAATTATTCATGTCGGGAATAACTGTCGGCGGCTCGTTGTGTATTGCGATGATGATTCTAGTACACTTTATCTCTAAGAAACGCGGATATTTGCCGATTCGTAATCGTGCATTGACGTGGGGCGAATTTTGGACTCACCTTAAGCCCGCTTTACTGCCTTTGTGCTTGCCGGTAATTATAATTGGAGGAATAAGACTCGGAGTCTTCACAGCAACAGAGGCCGGAGCAATTGCAATACTTTACGCGATAATATTAGGTCTCATTTACGGCGAATTGAGCATTAAAGGAATTATACAAGCCTGCAAAGAAACTGTCTCGACAACGGGCGGAATCATGTTAATCGTATCAGCTGCTTCTGTTTTCTCGTGGGTGTTGACGAAAGAAAGAATCCCCCAGCAATTAACAGAATTTATCGTGTCAATTTGTCCGAATAAATATGCGTTCTTGATTGCAGTAAATATTTTTGTGCTTATAGTCGGAATGTTCATCGAGGGTAACGCTACAATGATTGTATTAGTTCCGTTATTAGCTCCCATTGCGAGACAGTACGGCATTGATGAAATTCAATTTGCTATGATTTACATATTCAATAACGCTATCGGTGCACTTTCTCCGCCTATGGGTACATTAATGTTTGTAACGTGCTCTGTTACGGGCTGCAAGACAAAAACTTTCATGAAGGAAGCAATACCGTTTTATTTGCTGTTAGTTGCGTTATTGTTGTTGTTGACGTTCTGTCCGCCTGTTACTACTGCAATAGTGAAATTAACTTACGGAGGCTAA
- a CDS encoding threonine/serine exporter family protein — protein MLEEILTFCVNLSRQLIVSGANLERVYLAVKFICKTYNLQDVSIFLLSSHISVSASDSDGHYAARQVSIPPAGIHLERLRTLNQLSYKVAEIKPNPKTLSQMLSRAMTVKEYSDSIIILGRIIAMSSLSFIFGGNFLDLLPVICVTVIIHYLLNYFERSGLDRIVMNILIMFIAASFAILFVYSGLGDNLAVILITVSMIVIPGIPLVNAMRNLLCGHENNGILQMLKIFIETMALMLGVYIALVVFKGFVMMRPIDASHVNNYLLIVLSYFASIGFAIVFQIPVKDLWLAGLGGGLTRIALILLAPFNFSRLLYMTLSALVAALYAEFFAFARHQPSTYFAYPSIIPLVPGDLFFYVITGLYLGNIEFVQVNALNCLYSLSGLSLGFVLSPTVAHYVRRIKLRQL, from the coding sequence ATGCTTGAAGAAATTCTAACCTTCTGCGTGAATCTAAGCCGGCAATTAATCGTATCAGGTGCAAATCTTGAACGCGTTTATCTGGCCGTAAAATTTATCTGCAAGACCTATAATTTACAGGACGTGAGCATATTTTTATTGAGTTCTCATATTTCAGTGAGTGCGAGCGACTCAGACGGCCATTATGCAGCAAGACAAGTTTCAATACCTCCTGCGGGCATTCACTTAGAGAGATTAAGGACTCTGAATCAATTATCATACAAAGTCGCAGAAATTAAGCCCAACCCTAAAACTTTATCTCAAATGTTATCGCGGGCAATGACCGTTAAAGAATATTCAGACTCTATAATAATTCTTGGCCGTATTATAGCTATGTCAAGTTTGAGCTTTATATTCGGAGGAAATTTTTTAGATTTGCTGCCGGTTATCTGCGTTACTGTGATAATTCATTACTTGTTAAATTATTTCGAGAGAAGTGGCCTAGATAGAATCGTCATGAATATTTTAATTATGTTTATTGCTGCGTCATTTGCGATATTATTTGTGTATTCAGGTCTGGGCGATAATTTAGCGGTAATATTAATCACGGTCTCAATGATAGTAATTCCCGGAATCCCGTTAGTTAATGCGATGAGAAATTTACTTTGCGGACACGAGAATAACGGCATATTGCAAATGCTTAAAATTTTTATTGAGACAATGGCCTTAATGCTGGGAGTATATATTGCGCTGGTAGTCTTCAAAGGTTTTGTCATGATGAGGCCGATTGACGCTTCACACGTGAATAATTATTTATTGATTGTGCTGTCTTATTTTGCGTCGATTGGGTTCGCGATAGTGTTTCAGATTCCGGTAAAAGATTTATGGCTTGCGGGACTCGGCGGAGGGTTGACTCGAATTGCTTTAATTTTGCTGGCACCGTTTAATTTCAGTAGACTGCTGTATATGACTCTTTCGGCGCTAGTTGCTGCGTTGTATGCGGAATTTTTTGCTTTTGCGCGTCATCAGCCTTCTACATATTTTGCTTATCCGTCAATAATTCCATTAGTGCCGGGTGATTTATTCTTTTATGTAATAACGGGGCTTTATCTGGGGAATATTGAATTTGTGCAGGTTAATGCGTTAAATTGTTTATATTCGCTTTCAGGATTGAGTCTCGGTTTTGTGTTAAGTCCGACGGTTGCGCATTATGTGAGGAGAATCAAACTGCGGCAGTTATAA
- a CDS encoding C4-dicarboxylate TRAP transporter substrate-binding protein, whose amino-acid sequence MKKLFAALVLTALLVSGAYADAVLQIGFENSITEPVGQGLQKWKELLAARNTGLTIELFPDSQLGNKTDLIDQMLLGEPVMTLADGAFFADYGVPDMGIVFGPFLFANWDECWKLIQSDWWKEQCAKLNEMGIKVVAANWAYGERHTLTTKPVKTVDDLKGLQIRVPTNQIQTKGFEVLGATPVGMSLGDVYTALQQGTIDGGENPLSTLYGRKHHEVAKYLILDGHVLNFTNWICSSMWFDGLTPEQQKALVETGYEAGVYNNELQAKANDYYLGLMKNEGVTVVVPDEKVLEGFRTKAQDFYKLGATFKWSDGLYERVKAAMK is encoded by the coding sequence ATGAAGAAACTTTTTGCAGCTCTCGTTTTAACAGCTTTGCTCGTGTCGGGCGCGTATGCTGATGCTGTCTTGCAGATCGGATTTGAGAACTCAATCACAGAACCGGTCGGGCAGGGTCTCCAGAAATGGAAAGAATTACTTGCAGCACGCAACACAGGATTAACTATTGAACTTTTCCCCGACTCACAGCTCGGCAACAAGACAGATTTAATTGATCAAATGTTACTAGGCGAACCTGTTATGACGCTTGCTGACGGTGCATTTTTTGCAGATTACGGCGTGCCAGATATGGGAATAGTTTTCGGGCCGTTCCTGTTTGCTAACTGGGATGAATGCTGGAAATTGATTCAGTCCGACTGGTGGAAAGAACAATGTGCAAAACTTAACGAAATGGGAATTAAAGTCGTCGCAGCTAACTGGGCATACGGTGAACGCCATACACTCACAACTAAGCCCGTTAAAACAGTTGATGATCTTAAAGGCTTGCAGATTCGAGTCCCTACAAATCAGATTCAGACAAAAGGTTTTGAGGTCTTAGGAGCAACACCCGTCGGAATGAGTCTCGGCGATGTCTACACAGCGTTACAGCAGGGAACTATTGACGGCGGCGAGAATCCTTTAAGCACTCTTTACGGACGCAAACATCATGAAGTCGCAAAATATTTAATTCTTGACGGCCACGTGTTGAACTTCACAAACTGGATCTGCTCATCAATGTGGTTTGACGGACTCACACCTGAACAGCAGAAAGCACTTGTTGAAACAGGCTACGAAGCAGGAGTCTACAACAACGAACTTCAGGCAAAGGCAAATGATTATTATTTAGGACTCATGAAGAACGAGGGCGTAACGGTCGTAGTTCCTGATGAAAAAGTTTTAGAGGGCTTCAGAACAAAGGCTCAGGACTTCTACAAATTAGGTGCTACATTTAAATGGTCTGACGGACTTTATGAGCGAGTCAAAGCAGCAATGAAATAG
- a CDS encoding type I restriction endonuclease subunit R: protein MVGFDAQILQVMYLDKPMKNHGLIQAVCRTNRTYDGKTHGLVVDYVGVFDNAAESLKFDESEMKSVIQNIEEVNNQIPDLVKKCMDYFPGVDINIFGLSGLELAQKFLYDNNKKDSFGADYRVLNRAWDYVSPDKFLLQYEKTYCWLSRVYASVRPSAGEIKTNDEILTLDGYVGEGSRTKKYSIYQAILLSKSE from the coding sequence ATGGTTGGTTTTGACGCGCAAATATTGCAGGTAATGTACCTCGACAAGCCTATGAAAAATCACGGTCTTATTCAGGCGGTGTGCAGGACAAATCGAACTTATGACGGGAAAACGCACGGCCTTGTAGTAGATTATGTCGGAGTGTTCGATAATGCAGCAGAGTCTCTAAAATTTGATGAGTCGGAAATGAAATCTGTAATACAAAATATCGAGGAAGTGAATAATCAAATTCCTGATCTCGTGAAAAAATGTATGGATTATTTTCCCGGTGTTGACATAAATATTTTTGGCTTGAGTGGACTCGAACTGGCGCAAAAATTTTTATATGATAATAACAAGAAAGACTCATTTGGGGCGGATTATAGAGTCTTGAATCGTGCATGGGATTATGTCTCTCCTGATAAATTTCTTTTGCAGTATGAGAAAACTTATTGCTGGCTTAGTCGTGTGTATGCGTCAGTAAGGCCGTCTGCGGGAGAAATTAAGACTAATGATGAAATTTTGACTCTTGACGGTTATGTGGGTGAGGGATCAAGGACGAAGAAATATTCAATATATCAAGCAATATTATTAAGTAAGAGTGAATAG
- a CDS encoding TRAP transporter small permease — protein sequence MKKANPLIKILCNLDLIIASTALIILTLITSVGVFKRYVMNDPILWQEEISAFCQVWLIYMGASVAFRTGSHVAIEMLVDALPEKLQKFMGYVIDLIVLFVLVFLLTKSQAYIAQVFGRSGRPTPILRIPYIYIYGVAPYGCGLMIVSYFVSKYAPLFTKSIEIPAKEAESDD from the coding sequence ATGAAGAAAGCCAATCCGCTTATAAAAATTTTATGCAATCTTGATTTAATAATTGCTTCAACGGCTTTGATAATTTTGACTCTGATTACGAGCGTTGGAGTCTTCAAACGTTATGTAATGAACGATCCTATTTTGTGGCAGGAAGAAATTTCTGCGTTCTGTCAAGTATGGCTAATTTATATGGGTGCCAGCGTGGCATTCAGGACGGGGAGTCATGTCGCAATAGAAATGTTAGTAGACGCTTTACCCGAAAAATTACAAAAATTTATGGGCTATGTGATTGACTTAATAGTTTTGTTCGTGCTTGTATTTCTGCTCACAAAATCACAGGCTTATATCGCGCAGGTTTTCGGGCGTTCAGGGAGGCCGACTCCTATTTTGAGAATCCCATATATTTACATTTACGGCGTTGCTCCTTATGGATGCGGGTTGATGATAGTTAGTTATTTTGTCTCGAAATATGCGCCTTTGTTCACGAAATCTATAGAAATCCCCGCAAAGGAGGCAGAAAGCGATGATTAA